The Sphingobacterium bambusae genome includes a window with the following:
- a CDS encoding response regulator transcription factor, translating to MQAKQRILLVEDEEHLLEAIKLNLELEGYRVTTATDGKKALKIFKEERFNLIVLDVMIPEIDGFQVAETIRLQNTEVPIMFLTAKNSSEDRITGLKKGADDYLVKPFNLEELILRVGNLIRRGLKADDLKEFNSYTIGDKTIYFNSYELHHADGSITSLTKKETMLLKLLIERKNEAVSREQILETVWNYDVYPSTRTIDNFILTFRKYFEPDQKHPVFFHSIRGVGYKFTDTPTV from the coding sequence ATGCAAGCTAAACAGCGTATACTTTTGGTGGAAGATGAAGAGCATCTTTTGGAAGCAATCAAACTAAATCTGGAGTTAGAGGGCTATCGCGTGACCACCGCCACAGATGGTAAAAAGGCGTTGAAAATATTTAAGGAAGAGCGTTTTAACCTGATTGTGTTGGACGTGATGATTCCTGAGATTGATGGGTTTCAGGTAGCTGAGACTATTCGCCTTCAGAACACGGAGGTGCCTATTATGTTTTTGACAGCGAAGAACAGTAGCGAGGATCGCATTACCGGACTGAAAAAAGGTGCTGATGACTATCTCGTCAAACCATTCAATTTGGAAGAGCTGATCCTGCGCGTTGGAAATCTTATTCGTCGCGGCTTAAAGGCGGATGATTTGAAAGAATTCAACTCTTATACCATCGGCGATAAAACCATTTATTTCAATTCGTATGAGTTGCATCATGCTGATGGTAGCATCACATCGCTCACAAAAAAAGAAACCATGTTGCTGAAGCTACTCATCGAGCGTAAGAACGAGGCCGTTTCACGGGAGCAAATTTTGGAAACCGTTTGGAATTACGATGTGTATCCTTCGACGCGAACCATCGATAATTTTATCCTTACTTTCCGTAAATATTTCGAACCCGATCAGAAACATCCGGTTTTCTTCCATTCTATTCGTGGGGTAGGTTATAAATTTACGGACACACCAACCGTTTAA
- a CDS encoding sensor histidine kinase: protein MKRALVLFYFLVFYAVMQLGWWGYLLVSYEPERRGMIIGEGIFFLLIFIWGAMRLKKLFSREHKQQQQQQNFLLSVTHELKSPLASVKLYIQTILKRDLEREQQKMFLTNSLKDIERLDDLVENVLLTTKLESRSFNLPKEDFNFTEVVNIVVDRLQKNACSSQVIKPDLQEDIVIHADKFAITNVVNNLIENAIKYSPPCASVMVQLKKNELGKLQFSVADHGQGIPDEEKKNIFNKFYRVGNESTRKTKGTGLGLYIVKTVLQKHNASIKVKDNTPSGSIFEVTFDNYAS from the coding sequence ATGAAGAGAGCCCTTGTTTTGTTTTATTTTCTGGTGTTTTATGCCGTTATGCAGTTGGGATGGTGGGGCTATCTGTTGGTGAGCTACGAGCCCGAACGCAGAGGCATGATTATCGGCGAGGGTATTTTCTTTTTGCTTATCTTTATTTGGGGAGCGATGCGGTTGAAAAAACTCTTTAGCCGCGAGCATAAGCAGCAGCAGCAGCAGCAGAATTTCCTGCTCTCGGTGACTCACGAGTTGAAGTCTCCGCTGGCATCGGTGAAATTGTATATACAGACGATTTTAAAAAGGGACTTGGAACGCGAACAACAAAAGATGTTTTTGACAAACTCCTTAAAGGATATTGAACGGCTCGACGATCTGGTCGAGAACGTCCTGTTGACTACCAAGTTGGAAAGTCGGAGTTTCAATTTACCGAAAGAGGATTTCAATTTTACAGAGGTGGTAAATATCGTGGTGGATAGGTTACAAAAGAACGCCTGCAGTTCGCAAGTAATCAAGCCCGATCTGCAGGAAGATATCGTAATTCATGCCGATAAATTTGCCATCACTAATGTGGTCAATAATCTTATCGAGAACGCGATCAAGTATTCGCCACCCTGTGCCAGCGTGATGGTGCAGCTGAAAAAGAATGAGCTCGGGAAATTGCAATTTTCGGTGGCCGATCATGGACAGGGTATTCCCGATGAAGAAAAAAAGAATATATTTAACAAGTTTTACCGCGTAGGGAACGAGTCTACACGTAAAACCAAAGGCACAGGTTTAGGGTTGTATATTGTGAAGACCGTATTGCAAAAACATAATGCCTCAATAAAAGTAAAGGATAACACTCCATCAGGGAGTATTTTTGAAGTAACATTTGACAACTATGCAAGCTAA
- a CDS encoding YjjG family noncanonical pyrimidine nucleotidase — MFFDKKDIFFDLDHTIWDFDRNARETLHDLYFKYKFAALTGVDSSDSFIETYTANNHRLWDLYHHGKIDKVTLRKARFEDTFSQLGLSPTLFPWTFEEEYLAICPTKTNLFPHAHETLAYLSSKYRLHLISNGFKEACEMKLENSKLSPYFQTIVISENVGVNKPDPAIFHYALENGAASVDTSVMIGDNVDADIRGAQNVGIDAIYFNAVGAEQPTDIKHMIIDLKELQACF; from the coding sequence ATGTTTTTTGATAAAAAAGATATTTTCTTTGACCTTGACCACACCATCTGGGATTTCGACAGAAATGCTCGCGAGACATTACACGACCTGTATTTCAAGTATAAATTCGCTGCACTAACTGGCGTAGATAGCTCCGATTCCTTTATTGAAACATATACGGCCAACAACCATCGGCTATGGGATCTCTATCACCACGGTAAGATAGACAAAGTCACCTTGCGAAAGGCTCGCTTCGAAGATACCTTTTCACAATTGGGACTGTCACCCACATTGTTTCCTTGGACATTTGAGGAGGAGTACTTAGCTATCTGTCCCACAAAGACGAACCTTTTTCCGCATGCGCATGAAACCTTAGCTTATCTCTCTTCCAAGTACAGGTTACACCTTATATCAAATGGATTTAAGGAAGCTTGCGAAATGAAGCTCGAAAACAGCAAATTATCGCCCTACTTCCAAACGATCGTAATTTCAGAAAATGTAGGTGTTAACAAGCCTGATCCGGCCATATTCCACTATGCACTAGAAAATGGCGCCGCTTCGGTCGATACATCTGTTATGATAGGAGATAATGTGGATGCCGACATACGTGGTGCCCAAAACGTGGGTATTGATGCCATATACTTTAACGCTGTAGGTGCAGAGCAACCTACAGACATAAAACATATGATTATCGATCTTAAAGAGCTGCAAGCATGTTTTTAG
- a CDS encoding peptide-N-glycosidase F-related protein: MRLSNFQLLLTVTIGLFSLVSCQKQTEKDESILALSTKAQASVSNIGEIKLQEGVLFYPSNGESNINPSTVALEVGNYDQLVYATRLTEVQQQGLGATLALHLNVYAGTAQTEPFGYLYYFKTAKGTATPSAENDPTLTAAYRAGRVEMARYVLPYLSTQWNQSGLVNITTSSPVVPYEFDISAFASALKDQDSTIWIASSQGQPGNNSYTYKTDLTLVSSGNTDLNSWPKDNYTLPIVGFLNMGGTLTQTKSLTQSFTVPDDIADVKFRVLYTGPEGFYTTNVLTLDGQQIDSYSTRMVCVPEQRYQERNPSVANGSVQPGLWNYPTRNYCQSDTVPPRTAFMANMLTQGTHQLRLDMTQHVAGIANYGGAIVVSISLVGTLARNETQ, from the coding sequence ATGAGATTATCAAATTTTCAACTACTGCTCACGGTGACCATCGGTTTGTTTTCATTGGTCTCTTGTCAAAAACAAACAGAAAAAGATGAATCGATTTTAGCTTTGTCAACGAAGGCTCAAGCTTCTGTGTCGAATATTGGCGAAATCAAACTTCAAGAAGGCGTCCTTTTCTACCCGTCAAACGGCGAGTCAAATATTAATCCAAGCACCGTAGCCTTGGAAGTAGGTAATTACGATCAGCTTGTTTATGCGACAAGGTTAACGGAAGTGCAGCAACAAGGATTAGGTGCTACACTTGCGTTGCACCTAAACGTGTATGCAGGCACGGCTCAGACAGAGCCTTTCGGATATCTTTATTATTTTAAAACAGCGAAAGGAACTGCTACCCCGTCTGCCGAGAACGATCCAACGCTTACGGCTGCATATCGCGCGGGAAGAGTAGAGATGGCTCGTTATGTTCTTCCGTACTTATCGACACAATGGAACCAAAGTGGGCTTGTCAATATTACGACTAGCTCTCCGGTAGTACCTTATGAATTTGATATTAGTGCTTTCGCTTCGGCATTAAAAGATCAGGACTCTACAATATGGATAGCATCTAGCCAAGGTCAGCCCGGAAACAATTCCTACACCTATAAGACCGATCTAACTTTGGTGAGTTCAGGTAATACTGATTTAAACTCATGGCCGAAAGATAATTATACTTTGCCGATCGTTGGGTTCCTTAACATGGGCGGTACATTGACACAGACTAAATCCCTGACCCAATCGTTTACTGTTCCTGACGATATTGCAGATGTGAAATTTAGAGTGCTCTATACAGGGCCAGAAGGGTTTTACACGACGAACGTTTTAACACTTGACGGTCAGCAAATAGATTCGTATAGCACGAGGATGGTCTGTGTGCCGGAACAAAGGTATCAAGAACGAAATCCATCTGTTGCTAATGGAAGTGTACAGCCTGGTCTCTGGAACTATCCCACAAGAAATTATTGCCAAAGTGACACGGTGCCACCTCGTACAGCTTTCATGGCAAATATGTTGACACAAGGAACACATCAGCTACGGCTCGACATGACTCAGCATGTTGCCGGTATAGCTAACTATGGAGGGGCTATTGTTGTTTCCATTAGTTTGGTAGGTACACTTGCTAGAAATGAAACGCAATAA